Below is a genomic region from Spirosoma radiotolerans.
TACAGCAAACAATTGGGTTAGTAGTTTTTTTGGCAGAAGCCTGTATTTTTTTCTGTCGCTTATCATTTCGGTACCCATATACCTGGCCATCGAAACGTATGTAAGATCGATTGAAGTACACGAAGATGAAGCGGTGGCCACTGCCGCAACGGGCTGTTTTATTGTCGGCGTTTTTGCGGGTCGGTATATGGCTCAGCTCTGGTCGGCAAGAATAAAGCCCGTATCAAATGTGCTTATCGGAGGACTGTTTATTTTAATTATAGCGAATATCTGCTGGCTATTTTTCCACGCCGATTTTCCGCTTCAGGGCAGAGCAGCCATTAACCTTTTATTATTTTGGATTCCCTTTGCCGTTATAAGTTTTTCTCTGGGTATACTCATAAAACTGGTTCGTGCAGTTACCCAGAACCAATTACAGGAAGCGCAGGCATCAGCGGCTACTAGTCAAAGCGAACTGCAACTTTTGCAATCGCAATTAAGTCCACATTTTTTATTCAACACACTTAATAATTTATATGGATTATCCTTGACGCAGCATGAAAAAATTCCACCCTTATTATTAAAACTATCGGATCTATTGCGCTATTCTATATATGATGTGAAGGAAACGTTTGTGCCCTTAGTCGATGAGTTAGCTTACATCAATAATTACATTGACTTCGAAAAAATACGTATTGGCACTAGACTGGAGCTAAAGACAGATATTGAAAACATAGCGCGTACGGATATAAAAATTGCGCCCATGCTATTGATTGTTTTCATAGAAAATGCATTTAAACATTCCAAGAATACGGCAAATGAAAAAATATTTATTGAGGTGGCGTTAAAGACTTGGGGAAAAATGATTCTCTTTTTCGTGAAAAACTCGCATAGCAAAGCAGAAACTACTCCTTCCGGAAAGGGCAACGGTCTGGGCCTGGATAATGTGGCGAAACGATTAACCTTGCTATATCCTAACGAACACATACTAGAGTTTCAAAACGATAGCGAGTTTTATACCGTAAGCTTGCAGCTAAAAATGAAATAACATGACCACCTATAATTGCCTGATTGTAGACGATGAACCGATTGCCCGCGAGATCGTTAAAACCTATTGCGGTCATTTACCCAATCTGCACGTGGCCGCCATGTGTGGCAATTCGCTGGAAGCGAAAGCGGTCATGCAAACAAAGGCAATTGATATTTTATTTCTGGACATCAATATGCCTGTACTGGATGGAATCGCATTCTTAAAAACGCTGAAAAGTAAACCGCAGGTAATCTTCACCACAGCGTACAAAGAGTTCGCTGTCAACGCGTTCGATCTATCGGCCTGCGATTACCTGCTCAAACCCTTTTCGTTGGACCGCTTTATTGTCGCTGTTGATAAAGCGGTCGAAAAATTAGCGCCGGAGGGCATGCCCACAACAGATTCCACAAAAAGAGACGCTTACCTTTTTATCAAATTTGACGGGAAAATATGTAAGATCCTGCACGATGATTTACTCTATGCGGAAGCCAATGGCAATTACACAAAGATCGTTACCATGCAAAACCTGATTACACCTAGCATGGCGTTTTCTACCTTCACCGAACTACTTCCCCAAAAAGTTTTTATTCGTATACATCGCTCGTTTATCGTCAACAAATCCAGGATCACTCATATTGAAGGCAATCGAGTTTTTA
It encodes:
- a CDS encoding LytR/AlgR family response regulator transcription factor, with product MTTYNCLIVDDEPIAREIVKTYCGHLPNLHVAAMCGNSLEAKAVMQTKAIDILFLDINMPVLDGIAFLKTLKSKPQVIFTTAYKEFAVNAFDLSACDYLLKPFSLDRFIVAVDKAVEKLAPEGMPTTDSTKRDAYLFIKFDGKICKILHDDLLYAEANGNYTKIVTMQNLITPSMAFSTFTELLPQKVFIRIHRSFIVNKSRITHIEGNRVFIDTIELPIGSNYKDDFMREIGIRSQN
- a CDS encoding sensor histidine kinase → MNRTANNWVSSFFGRSLYFFLSLIISVPIYLAIETYVRSIEVHEDEAVATAATGCFIVGVFAGRYMAQLWSARIKPVSNVLIGGLFILIIANICWLFFHADFPLQGRAAINLLLFWIPFAVISFSLGILIKLVRAVTQNQLQEAQASAATSQSELQLLQSQLSPHFLFNTLNNLYGLSLTQHEKIPPLLLKLSDLLRYSIYDVKETFVPLVDELAYINNYIDFEKIRIGTRLELKTDIENIARTDIKIAPMLLIVFIENAFKHSKNTANEKIFIEVALKTWGKMILFFVKNSHSKAETTPSGKGNGLGLDNVAKRLTLLYPNEHILEFQNDSEFYTVSLQLKMK